Proteins from one Mucilaginibacter jinjuensis genomic window:
- the panB gene encoding 3-methyl-2-oxobutanoate hydroxymethyltransferase, which produces MSVNKEIKRVTTNTLQEMKNRGEKIAMLTAYDYSMAKIVDDAGMDVILVGDSASNVMAGHETTLPITLDQMIYHASSVVRGASRSLVVVDLPFGSYQGNSKEALNSAIRIMKEAGAHAVKIEGGVEIAESVSRILTAGIPVMGHLGLTPQSIYKFGTYTVRAKEEAEAQKLKEDALKLQELGCFGVVLEKIPAALAKEVTESLQIPTIGIGAGQHCSGQVLVIHDMLGLNKGFRPRFLRQYASLYDVMNEAIKGYVSDVKAEDFPNEKEQY; this is translated from the coding sequence ATGTCTGTAAATAAAGAGATCAAACGCGTTACCACTAATACCCTGCAGGAGATGAAAAACCGTGGCGAGAAAATTGCCATGCTTACCGCCTACGATTACTCGATGGCTAAGATTGTTGACGATGCAGGGATGGATGTAATACTGGTTGGCGATTCGGCATCGAATGTAATGGCCGGTCATGAAACTACTTTACCTATTACGCTGGATCAGATGATCTATCATGCCTCATCTGTAGTACGTGGCGCAAGCCGCTCATTGGTGGTGGTGGATTTGCCTTTTGGTTCGTACCAGGGCAATTCTAAAGAAGCACTGAACTCGGCCATCCGTATTATGAAAGAAGCGGGTGCGCATGCTGTTAAAATAGAAGGTGGTGTTGAGATTGCCGAATCAGTAAGCCGCATCCTTACTGCAGGTATCCCGGTAATGGGGCACCTGGGTTTAACGCCGCAGTCTATCTATAAATTTGGCACCTATACTGTAAGGGCTAAAGAAGAAGCCGAAGCCCAAAAACTTAAAGAAGACGCTTTGAAATTACAGGAGTTGGGTTGCTTTGGTGTAGTGCTGGAGAAAATCCCTGCTGCCTTAGCCAAAGAAGTAACCGAAAGCCTGCAAATACCTACTATAGGTATCGGAGCCGGTCAGCATTGTTCGGGCCAGGTATTGGTGATCCATGATATGCTGGGTTTGAACAAAGGTTTCCGCCCACGCTTTCTTCGCCAGTATGCCAGTTTATACGATGTAATGAATGAGGCGATTAAAGGCTACGTGAGCGACGTTAAGGCTGAAGATTTCCCGAACGAGAAGGAACAGTATTAG
- the yiaK gene encoding 3-dehydro-L-gulonate 2-dehydrogenase, protein MRIPFQQMQAEFNRILLKLNFTPAKAEAIATIFAENSRDGVYTHGLNRFPVFVKFVKEGHVKPDAEPTAETGIGLVERWNGNYGPGMLNARFCMDRAIQLAQQHGIGCVAIKDTNHWMRGGTYGWQAAEAGCIGICFTNTIANLPPWGGIDPRLGNNPIIIAVPRKGGDVVLDMAVSQYSFGKLQQYRSSGEELPLPGGYDKAGNLSVNAAEIIETQRLLPVGFWKGSGLSLMLDLLVTILSGGNSTAKVSENKAESGVSQVFICIKPNDDTLTDNLIEQIITYTKSSSLIDAENPIRFPGEGTLKTRERNMKNGIPVDEVIWNKVLGL, encoded by the coding sequence ATGCGCATCCCTTTCCAACAAATGCAAGCCGAGTTTAACCGCATACTTTTAAAGTTAAACTTTACTCCTGCCAAAGCCGAAGCTATAGCCACCATTTTTGCCGAAAACAGTCGCGATGGGGTTTATACGCACGGGTTAAACCGTTTCCCGGTATTTGTAAAATTTGTGAAAGAAGGCCATGTAAAACCAGATGCTGAACCAACAGCCGAAACCGGCATAGGTTTAGTAGAACGCTGGAATGGCAATTACGGACCAGGCATGCTCAACGCCCGTTTCTGCATGGATAGGGCCATACAACTGGCACAACAACACGGCATAGGTTGCGTGGCTATTAAAGATACCAACCACTGGATGCGCGGCGGCACTTACGGCTGGCAAGCTGCCGAGGCTGGGTGCATAGGTATATGCTTTACCAATACCATTGCCAACCTGCCACCCTGGGGAGGTATTGACCCGCGCCTGGGCAACAATCCTATTATTATAGCTGTGCCCCGCAAAGGTGGCGATGTAGTACTGGACATGGCAGTTTCGCAATACTCATTTGGCAAATTGCAGCAATACCGTTCATCCGGCGAGGAATTACCACTGCCTGGTGGTTATGATAAAGCAGGAAATCTGTCTGTAAATGCAGCTGAAATTATCGAAACGCAACGTTTACTGCCCGTAGGATTTTGGAAGGGCTCGGGATTATCTTTAATGCTCGACCTGTTGGTTACTATTTTAAGCGGAGGTAACTCAACCGCCAAAGTTTCGGAAAATAAAGCTGAAAGCGGTGTATCGCAGGTATTTATCTGCATTAAACCCAATGATGATACTTTAACCGATAACCTGATTGAGCAAATTATAACTTATACCAAATCAAGCAGTTTAATTGATGCTGAAAACCCAATCCGCTTCCCTGGCGAAGGCACTTTAAAAACCCGTGAGCGAAATATGAAAAACGGGATCCCTGTTGATGAGGTGATTTGGAACAAGGTATTGGGATTGTAA
- a CDS encoding rod shape-determining protein: protein MGLFNFFTQEIAIDLGTANTLIIHNDKVVVDEPSIVALDRQTNKVIAIGRQAMQMEGKTHEKIRTVRPLKDGVIADFDAAEHMIRGMIKMINKGKSWFFPSLRMVICIPSGITEVEKRAVRDSAEIAGAKEVYLIYEPMAAAVGIGIDVEEPMGNMIIDIGGGTTEIAVIALSGIVCDQSIRVAGDNFDADIVQYIRRQHNIMIGDRTAEKIKIEVGAALPELADPPADFAVQGRDLMTGVPKQITVSYTEIAHCLDKSISKIEEAILKALEITPPELSADIYQTGIYLTGGGALLRGLDKRVAAKTKLPVHVAEDPLRAVVRGTGTALKNIGNFKFLMQ from the coding sequence ATGGGTTTATTCAACTTTTTTACGCAAGAGATTGCGATTGACTTAGGTACAGCAAATACCCTGATTATACATAACGATAAAGTGGTTGTAGATGAACCATCAATCGTTGCCTTAGACAGACAAACCAATAAAGTGATTGCCATTGGGCGCCAGGCCATGCAAATGGAAGGTAAAACCCACGAGAAGATCCGCACCGTACGCCCGTTGAAAGATGGCGTAATTGCAGATTTTGACGCTGCGGAGCACATGATCCGCGGGATGATCAAAATGATCAACAAAGGCAAGAGCTGGTTTTTCCCGTCGTTAAGGATGGTAATATGTATCCCATCGGGTATTACCGAGGTTGAAAAACGTGCCGTGCGCGACTCGGCCGAAATTGCAGGTGCCAAAGAGGTTTACCTGATTTACGAACCAATGGCTGCTGCGGTAGGTATTGGTATCGACGTAGAAGAGCCAATGGGTAACATGATCATCGATATCGGTGGTGGTACTACCGAGATTGCGGTTATCGCATTATCGGGTATCGTTTGCGATCAATCGATCCGTGTTGCGGGTGATAACTTTGATGCTGATATCGTTCAGTACATCCGTCGCCAGCACAACATCATGATTGGTGACCGTACTGCTGAGAAGATCAAAATTGAAGTAGGTGCTGCTTTGCCTGAGTTGGCAGATCCGCCGGCTGATTTTGCCGTACAAGGCCGTGACCTGATGACCGGTGTACCAAAACAGATCACCGTATCATATACCGAAATTGCACATTGCCTTGATAAATCAATCTCTAAGATTGAGGAAGCGATATTGAAAGCGTTGGAGATTACTCCACCCGAGCTTTCGGCAGATATTTACCAAACCGGTATTTACTTAACCGGGGGCGGTGCATTGCTGCGTGGTTTAGATAAACGTGTGGCTGCCAAAACCAAACTACCAGTGCACGTAGCCGAAGACCCACTGCGCGCCGTAGTACGTGGTACCGGTACCGCCCTTAAAAATATTGGTAACTTTAAGTTTTTAATGCAATAA
- the purN gene encoding phosphoribosylglycinamide formyltransferase, translating to MKKRIAIFASGSGSNAQKILEHFKRSTVAEVVLILSNNPQAYVLQRADNFEIPSHAFTRHEFFDTDSVVKLLKNLEVDLIVLAGFLWLVPQSLLKAFPNRIINIHPSLLPKYGGKGMYGDKVHQAILDNHEEESGITIHFVNEHFDEGEVIHQFKFKIEPTDTLEIVKFKGQQLEHHNYPRVIEGLLTKIKS from the coding sequence TTGAAAAAGAGAATCGCCATTTTTGCTTCAGGATCGGGCTCAAATGCACAAAAAATTTTGGAGCATTTTAAACGCAGTACAGTTGCCGAAGTGGTACTGATACTAAGTAATAACCCACAAGCTTACGTGTTACAACGGGCCGATAACTTCGAGATCCCGTCGCATGCCTTTACACGCCACGAGTTTTTTGATACCGACAGTGTAGTTAAACTCCTCAAGAATTTAGAGGTTGACCTGATTGTGCTGGCAGGCTTTTTATGGCTGGTACCGCAATCATTGCTGAAAGCTTTCCCTAATCGCATTATCAATATCCACCCATCGTTGTTGCCTAAATATGGCGGCAAGGGTATGTATGGCGATAAAGTACACCAGGCCATATTGGATAACCACGAAGAAGAATCGGGTATTACGATCCACTTTGTAAACGAGCATTTCGATGAAGGCGAGGTGATCCACCAGTTTAAATTTAAGATAGAACCCACCGATACTTTAGAGATCGTAAAGTTTAAAGGCCAGCAATTAGAGCATCATAACTACCCAAGAGTAATAGAAGGGTTGCTGACTAAGATAAAGAGCTGA
- the carA gene encoding glutamine-hydrolyzing carbamoyl-phosphate synthase small subunit — protein sequence MTNYTKLPAVLLLADGTVFHGKAAGKIGTTTGEICFNTGMTGYQEIFTDPSYFGQIMVTTNAHIGNYGITHEEVESEKIQIAGLVCKNYNIAYSRKQADESIQDYFQEQNLVSISDIDTRELVRYIREKGAMNAIISSEILDLDELKEKLAAVPSMDGLELSSQVSTTETYTVGDADAPYRVAVLDLGVKKNILRNFSKRNVFAKVYPAKTTFKEMEADFEPNGYFISNGPGDPSAMPYAVDTVKDILASEKPMFGICLGHQLLALANDIPTKKMFNGHRGLNHPVKNIIKNHCEVTSQNHGFGVVPEAVRASEKVEITHVNLNDQSIEGIRVKGKNAFSVQYHPESSPGPHDSRYLFDDFIEMMK from the coding sequence ATGACCAACTACACCAAGTTACCGGCTGTATTATTACTGGCTGACGGTACCGTTTTTCATGGTAAAGCTGCCGGGAAGATAGGCACCACCACCGGAGAGATCTGTTTTAACACAGGAATGACCGGTTACCAGGAGATTTTTACCGACCCTTCTTACTTCGGGCAAATTATGGTTACCACTAATGCCCACATCGGCAATTATGGTATTACGCACGAAGAAGTAGAGTCTGAAAAAATTCAGATTGCTGGTCTGGTTTGTAAGAACTACAACATTGCTTACAGCCGCAAACAGGCCGACGAATCTATCCAGGATTATTTTCAGGAGCAAAACCTGGTAAGTATTTCTGATATTGATACCCGTGAGCTGGTTCGCTACATCCGCGAAAAAGGAGCTATGAATGCCATCATCTCTTCAGAGATTTTGGATCTGGATGAGCTGAAAGAAAAACTGGCTGCCGTACCTTCAATGGACGGACTGGAACTTTCGTCACAAGTATCAACTACCGAAACTTATACCGTTGGCGATGCTGATGCACCTTATCGTGTTGCGGTTTTAGATTTAGGCGTGAAGAAAAACATCCTGCGTAACTTCTCTAAACGTAACGTTTTTGCCAAGGTATACCCGGCCAAAACTACATTTAAAGAAATGGAAGCCGATTTTGAGCCAAACGGTTACTTTATCTCAAACGGCCCCGGCGATCCATCGGCAATGCCTTACGCTGTTGACACTGTAAAAGATATTTTAGCATCAGAAAAACCAATGTTCGGCATTTGCTTAGGCCACCAATTACTGGCTTTGGCTAATGATATCCCGACTAAAAAGATGTTTAACGGCCACCGCGGATTAAACCACCCGGTTAAAAACATCATCAAAAACCATTGCGAGGTTACTTCGCAAAACCACGGTTTTGGTGTAGTGCCAGAAGCAGTTCGCGCATCAGAAAAGGTAGAAATTACCCACGTTAACTTAAACGACCAATCGATAGAAGGTATCCGTGTAAAAGGCAAAAACGCCTTCTCGGTACAATACCACCCTGAATCATCTCCAGGCCCGCACGATAGCAGGTACCTGTTTGATGATTTTATCGAAATGATGAAATAA
- a CDS encoding RluA family pseudouridine synthase, which yields MANVSFDITDNDILYEDNHLIAVNKRAGDIVQVDDTGDEPLDEKVKKYIAKKYNKPNGAFLGVVHRLDRPVSGVILFAKTSKALERMNELFKTRQMRKIYYAVVRNRPNPPYGNLVHWLVKNPKKNVTTAHGHEVKGSLRSELHYRMVGELNGYYLIQVNPITGRPHQIRVQLASLNSPIVGDNKYGYPRGSLRKSICLHARRLQFIHPVKNEPIDIKAPLPKDGFWEKFAHLVNDSDDDSVIRGEE from the coding sequence ATGGCAAACGTCTCTTTCGATATAACTGATAACGACATCCTGTACGAGGATAACCACCTGATTGCCGTTAACAAACGCGCAGGCGATATTGTACAGGTTGATGATACCGGCGATGAACCGCTGGATGAAAAGGTTAAAAAGTATATCGCCAAAAAATATAATAAGCCTAATGGTGCTTTTCTGGGTGTGGTGCACAGGTTAGATAGACCGGTAAGTGGTGTGATCCTTTTCGCTAAAACCAGCAAAGCATTAGAGCGCATGAACGAGTTGTTTAAAACCCGCCAAATGCGCAAGATCTATTATGCCGTAGTGCGTAATCGCCCAAACCCGCCTTATGGTAATTTGGTACACTGGCTGGTTAAAAACCCCAAGAAAAATGTAACCACCGCACATGGACATGAAGTAAAAGGCAGCTTGCGGTCCGAACTGCATTACCGCATGGTTGGCGAGCTGAACGGTTATTACCTGATACAAGTAAACCCGATCACTGGTCGCCCGCATCAGATTAGGGTGCAACTGGCATCATTAAACAGCCCAATTGTGGGGGATAATAAATATGGTTATCCACGCGGCAGTCTGCGCAAGAGTATTTGTCTGCATGCGCGTCGCCTGCAATTTATCCACCCTGTAAAAAACGAACCTATCGATATTAAAGCCCCGTTACCTAAAGATGGTTTCTGGGAGAAGTTTGCGCATTTGGTGAATGATAGTGATGATGATTCTGTGATAAGGGGGGAAGAATAG
- the mreC gene encoding rod shape-determining protein MreC, which yields MRNLLIFVSKYNAFFLFLIFEISSLIIYIKYNSFQKATFINSSNMVTGNIYGRVNKLNQYLALRESNDSLMAENARLRNNLPSSFYADTAAKHTVTDTLYHQQYTYIAAKVINNSVNRANNYITINRGSNEGIAKDMGVICSSGLVGIVVNTTPHFSTVRSFLHKDTKISAMVTDTKDIGSMIWSDDLGPHTGLLIDIPNHVKPRLGEPVVTSGFSLFPPGISIGKISKLNAKGGGFFLNMEVNLSVDFSRLEYVYVVINKLAVEQATLEAQQKKDDQDTNN from the coding sequence ATGCGTAACCTATTGATCTTCGTCAGCAAGTACAACGCATTTTTCCTGTTCCTGATATTTGAGATAAGTTCGCTGATTATTTACATTAAGTACAATTCTTTTCAGAAGGCTACATTTATCAACAGCTCTAATATGGTTACCGGCAATATTTATGGCCGTGTAAACAAGCTGAACCAATATCTGGCGCTGCGGGAAAGCAACGATAGCTTAATGGCAGAGAATGCACGCTTACGCAATAACTTGCCTTCGTCATTTTATGCCGATACCGCTGCCAAGCATACAGTTACAGATACCCTTTATCATCAACAATACACTTACATTGCTGCCAAGGTAATTAACAATTCGGTTAACCGGGCTAATAATTACATCACCATAAATCGGGGCAGTAACGAAGGTATAGCTAAAGATATGGGCGTTATTTGCAGTTCAGGTTTGGTGGGTATTGTGGTAAATACAACACCGCATTTCTCAACGGTAAGGTCTTTCCTGCATAAGGATACCAAGATCAGCGCTATGGTAACAGATACTAAAGACATTGGCTCCATGATCTGGAGCGATGATCTTGGCCCACACACCGGCTTGCTGATCGATATACCCAACCACGTAAAACCGCGACTTGGTGAACCTGTAGTAACATCGGGTTTCTCTTTATTCCCTCCGGGAATCTCAATCGGTAAAATCAGTAAGCTTAATGCAAAAGGCGGTGGTTTCTTCTTAAATATGGAAGTTAATTTATCTGTCGATTTCAGTCGCCTCGAATATGTATATGTGGTAATTAATAAACTGGCCGTAGAACAAGCTACATTAGAAGCACAGCAAAAGAAAGATGATCAGGACACTAATAATTAA
- the purH gene encoding bifunctional phosphoribosylaminoimidazolecarboxamide formyltransferase/IMP cyclohydrolase yields MSQPVKIKNALISVYYKDHLEPVIHELNRLGVKIYSTGGTETFIRSLGADVIAVEDLTSYPSILGGRVKTLHPKVFGGILGRRSLEQDLQQLEQYEIPEIDLVIVDLYPFEETVESGAGHDDVIEKIDIGGISLIRAAAKNYKDVVIVSSKDDYPVLEELLKTKNGETDIEDRKTFALKAFNVSSNYDTAIFQYFNQDEQMPVFKQSIQQSQVLRYGENPHQQGVFYGQLDAMFTKLHGKELSYNNLVDVDAAVALIDEFTEPTVAILKHTNACGIASRSFIKEAWIDALACDPVSAFGGVIIANDEINEDTAIEISKLFYEVLIAPAYTKEALEVLQSKKNRVILIRNQVELPVKQFKTLLNGVIEQDKDAVIEGPSQMTPVTNAQPTEQQLKDLFFANKIVKHTKSNTVVLAKNDQLLASGVGQTSRVDALRQAIEKAKSFGFDLNGAVMTSDAFFPFPDCVEIAADAGIVAVLQPGGSIKDQDSIDMANQKNIVMVTTGVRHFKH; encoded by the coding sequence ATGAGTCAGCCCGTAAAAATAAAAAACGCACTAATTTCGGTTTATTATAAAGATCATCTTGAACCGGTAATTCATGAACTTAATCGCTTAGGCGTTAAAATATATTCAACAGGTGGTACCGAAACTTTTATTCGCAGTTTAGGCGCCGATGTTATTGCTGTTGAAGACCTTACTTCTTACCCGTCAATCTTAGGCGGGCGTGTTAAAACCCTGCACCCTAAAGTATTTGGTGGTATTTTAGGCCGCAGAAGCTTAGAGCAGGATCTGCAGCAACTGGAGCAATACGAGATCCCAGAAATTGATCTGGTAATTGTTGACTTATATCCGTTTGAAGAAACAGTAGAGTCTGGTGCAGGCCACGATGATGTGATCGAGAAGATCGACATCGGCGGCATCTCCCTGATCCGCGCAGCTGCCAAAAATTATAAAGATGTGGTTATCGTTTCATCAAAAGACGATTACCCTGTTTTAGAAGAGTTATTGAAAACTAAAAATGGCGAAACCGATATTGAAGACCGTAAAACTTTCGCACTGAAAGCTTTCAACGTATCATCAAATTACGATACCGCCATTTTCCAATACTTTAACCAGGACGAGCAGATGCCTGTGTTTAAACAGAGCATACAGCAAAGCCAGGTTTTACGCTATGGCGAAAACCCGCATCAACAAGGCGTTTTTTATGGTCAGTTAGATGCTATGTTTACGAAATTGCATGGCAAAGAGTTATCATATAATAATTTAGTTGATGTTGATGCTGCCGTTGCTCTGATTGATGAGTTTACCGAGCCAACTGTTGCCATTTTAAAACATACCAACGCTTGCGGTATTGCATCGCGCAGCTTTATTAAAGAAGCCTGGATCGATGCTTTGGCTTGCGACCCGGTTTCTGCTTTCGGTGGTGTAATTATCGCTAACGACGAGATTAATGAGGACACTGCTATCGAGATCAGCAAGTTGTTTTACGAAGTGTTGATCGCACCGGCCTATACCAAAGAGGCGCTTGAAGTTTTACAAAGCAAAAAGAACCGTGTGATCCTGATCCGTAACCAGGTTGAGTTGCCGGTTAAACAATTTAAAACTTTGTTAAATGGTGTTATCGAGCAGGATAAAGATGCGGTTATTGAAGGCCCAAGCCAAATGACCCCGGTTACCAACGCACAACCAACCGAACAACAGTTGAAAGATCTGTTCTTCGCTAATAAAATTGTAAAACATACTAAATCAAATACCGTAGTACTGGCTAAAAACGATCAGTTACTGGCAAGCGGTGTTGGCCAGACTTCGCGTGTTGATGCTTTGCGCCAGGCTATAGAAAAGGCAAAAAGTTTCGGTTTTGATTTGAATGGTGCAGTAATGACATCGGATGCTTTCTTCCCATTCCCTGATTGTGTTGAAATTGCTGCCGATGCCGGTATTGTGGCCGTTCTGCAGCCTGGAGGCTCTATTAAAGATCAGGATTCGATCGATATGGCTAACCAGAAAAATATAGTTATGGTAACTACCGGAGTTAGGCATTTTAAACACTAA
- a CDS encoding NAD(P)-dependent alcohol dehydrogenase has protein sequence MIAAKAYAAPKAHAHLEPFNFERREVGPKDVQIEIAYCGVCHSDIHQVRDEWGSGIFPMVPGHEIVGRITKIGSEVTKFKVGDLAGIGCFVDSCRHCPNCLAGNEQYCDLGMIATYNGRDKEGTPTYGGYSNQIVTDEQYTLRISEKLDLAAVAPLLCAGITTYSPIMHWKIGKGHKVGVLGLGGLGHMAVKLAVSKGAEVTVLSTSPNKKADAEKLGAHHFVVTSDEAQVAEAANSLDFIINTISAQHEYNFYLQMLKVDGTMILLGVPPESPTLAAFPLIGRRRSIAGSMIGGIAETQEMLDYCAEHNIVSDIEIIPIDYIDTAYERMIKGDVRYRFVIDMATI, from the coding sequence ATGATTGCAGCAAAAGCTTATGCAGCTCCAAAAGCGCATGCACATTTAGAACCCTTTAATTTCGAACGCCGTGAAGTAGGTCCTAAAGACGTACAAATCGAAATTGCCTATTGTGGCGTTTGCCACTCAGACATTCACCAGGTACGTGACGAATGGGGAAGCGGTATTTTCCCAATGGTACCTGGGCACGAAATTGTTGGCCGCATTACCAAAATTGGCAGCGAAGTAACCAAATTTAAAGTTGGCGACCTGGCTGGTATCGGTTGTTTTGTTGACTCGTGCCGCCATTGCCCTAACTGCCTGGCAGGCAATGAGCAGTATTGCGACTTAGGCATGATTGCTACTTACAATGGCCGCGATAAAGAAGGCACCCCAACTTACGGTGGCTACTCGAACCAAATTGTAACCGACGAGCAGTACACGCTAAGAATTTCAGAAAAACTGGATTTGGCGGCTGTTGCTCCTTTATTATGCGCAGGTATAACTACCTACTCGCCTATTATGCACTGGAAAATTGGCAAAGGCCATAAAGTTGGTGTTTTAGGTTTAGGCGGTTTAGGCCACATGGCTGTTAAACTGGCTGTATCAAAAGGCGCAGAAGTAACGGTATTAAGTACTTCGCCAAACAAAAAGGCAGATGCTGAAAAACTGGGTGCCCATCACTTTGTAGTAACCAGCGACGAAGCACAGGTTGCCGAAGCAGCAAACTCACTGGATTTTATCATCAACACTATCTCTGCACAACACGAGTACAACTTCTATTTACAGATGTTAAAGGTTGATGGTACCATGATTTTATTAGGTGTGCCACCAGAATCACCTACCCTGGCTGCGTTCCCATTAATTGGCCGTCGCAGAAGCATTGCCGGTTCAATGATTGGCGGTATTGCCGAAACCCAGGAAATGTTGGATTACTGCGCCGAGCATAACATTGTTTCTGACATCGAAATTATCCCGATTGATTACATCGACACTGCCTACGAACGCATGATTAAAGGCGACGTACGCTACCGTTTTGTAATTGATATGGCGACTATTTAA
- a CDS encoding PAAR-like protein, with amino-acid sequence MSQSYIPHGTKVICTNMTNNSPQTLVAHRGKKTVEHPKGILLTKEDLKISDTFVCKNTSKFWGGLTTMCAGIAIGALAVLVVAAATAAEVASGGLATPVIIALVGFGAASAATVGSALTLAVKSHDCDYTLESEWLHFHTKVHFDEANAILHNSLLKCNKGGMVSIFLDDTVAQEAAADISKNNSEEVSEHESSQFFEGLITGVTSLTGVGVCIGLTFSVWDYTGDENEMEKGQGEYAEKRYEDEEKRQELESESLGESELKRSEKFGYREVPAGPAADMGMALKNEGKEGAENYFKEASFKWEKSDEFFGKGWKGSLTGLGIGFAGAVASTWIDNRSNKQETHSFNEVIREALSATDKDNKSNSGINVSADHS; translated from the coding sequence ATGAGCCAGTCATATATACCGCATGGCACCAAGGTAATTTGCACCAACATGACTAATAATAGTCCGCAAACACTGGTAGCTCATCGCGGTAAAAAAACAGTAGAACACCCTAAAGGCATTTTACTTACCAAAGAAGACCTTAAAATAAGCGACACCTTTGTTTGTAAAAACACCTCGAAATTTTGGGGTGGCTTAACCACCATGTGCGCGGGTATAGCCATTGGCGCCCTGGCCGTACTGGTTGTAGCAGCCGCCACCGCTGCCGAAGTTGCCTCGGGCGGCCTTGCCACCCCGGTTATTATAGCACTGGTAGGTTTTGGGGCAGCATCTGCCGCAACAGTGGGTTCGGCACTTACGTTGGCTGTTAAAAGCCATGATTGCGATTACACCCTGGAGTCTGAATGGCTGCATTTTCATACCAAGGTACATTTTGATGAAGCTAACGCCATATTGCATAACTCCTTGCTAAAATGTAACAAGGGCGGCATGGTTTCCATTTTTCTGGATGATACCGTTGCACAGGAAGCTGCGGCCGACATATCAAAAAACAACAGCGAAGAAGTGAGCGAACACGAGAGCTCGCAATTTTTTGAAGGCCTTATTACCGGTGTAACCAGCTTAACCGGTGTTGGTGTATGTATAGGCCTTACATTTTCGGTATGGGATTACACAGGCGATGAAAACGAAATGGAAAAAGGCCAGGGAGAGTATGCCGAAAAACGCTATGAAGACGAAGAAAAGAGGCAAGAGCTTGAAAGTGAAAGCCTAGGCGAATCTGAGTTAAAACGCTCTGAAAAGTTTGGCTACCGGGAAGTACCTGCCGGCCCTGCGGCCGATATGGGTATGGCATTAAAAAATGAAGGAAAAGAAGGTGCAGAAAATTATTTCAAAGAAGCCTCTTTTAAATGGGAAAAAAGTGACGAGTTTTTTGGCAAAGGCTGGAAAGGTTCACTTACTGGGCTGGGCATTGGCTTTGCGGGCGCTGTTGCCAGTACATGGATAGATAACCGATCTAATAAGCAGGAAACTCATTCATTCAATGAAGTTATAAGAGAAGCACTTTCTGCAACAGATAAGGACAATAAAAGCAATTCAGGTATAAATGTATCTGCTGATCATTCTTAA
- a CDS encoding GNAT family N-acetyltransferase encodes MQIFIETDRLIIRELLPSDDAGIFELDSDPEVHEYLGRSPIKNIEEARDVIAFIREQYITNGIGRWAMVEKTSGNFIGWTGLKLIRDTVNNHTHFYDLGYRLIKKYWGKGYATESAIACRDYGFNELNQPVLYAITDVGNVGSRKVLEKAGFTCLETFDYDGVPHFWLEGRR; translated from the coding sequence ATGCAAATATTCATAGAAACCGACCGTCTCATAATTCGTGAGTTGTTACCGTCTGATGATGCAGGCATTTTCGAACTCGACTCAGACCCTGAAGTTCATGAATATTTAGGCAGATCTCCCATTAAAAATATTGAAGAAGCAAGGGATGTAATCGCATTTATCCGCGAGCAATATATAACCAATGGTATTGGCCGCTGGGCTATGGTAGAGAAAACAAGCGGTAATTTTATCGGTTGGACAGGCTTGAAACTCATCCGCGATACCGTAAATAACCACACTCATTTTTATGATCTCGGCTACCGGTTAATTAAAAAATACTGGGGTAAAGGATATGCTACAGAATCGGCTATTGCCTGCCGTGATTATGGCTTTAATGAATTGAACCAACCCGTACTTTATGCCATTACAGATGTTGGGAATGTAGGTTCGCGTAAAGTACTGGAGAAAGCTGGTTTTACTTGCCTGGAGACTTTTGATTACGATGGCGTGCCACATTTTTGGCTGGAAGGGAGAAGATAG